In Pelmatolapia mariae isolate MD_Pm_ZW linkage group LG8, Pm_UMD_F_2, whole genome shotgun sequence, one genomic interval encodes:
- the LOC134633113 gene encoding H-2 class II histocompatibility antigen, E-S beta chain-like: protein MDQHGVCSLLLLLLLLRSKGVAEDEKYFHILKTCQFIEKSSPSDVHYQVQYWYNGLLQAFYNSSTEKVVGFTHYGKVFADEVNKSPDYLKVRRNDLNYYCKVLGAVLYKNIQVKAVPPVSRLKSVTSNSSEDSEVLVCSAYNFYPQQIRLSWLRDGVVIPDPPGMMITEMPGGEWRYQIHSYLQRKLNAGRNITCRIEHRGLQEPQLLKLERSEVQSNSVTLAWEGAILATGLFVLLASVVFHCRKTR, encoded by the exons GTGTGGCTGAAGATGAAAAATACTTCCACATTCTGAAGACCTGTCAGTTCATAGAGAAGAGCTCACCGTCTGATGTTCACTATCAGGTTCAGTACTGGTACAACGGACTCCTCCAGGCGTTTTACAACAGCTCTACAGAGAAGGTGGTCGGATTCACGCATTATGGCAAAGTGTTTGCAGATGAGGTTAATAAAAGTCCCGACTACCTTAAAGTTCGAAGAAATGATCTCAACTACTACTGCAAAGTCCTTGGTGCTGTGCTGTACAAGAATATTCAAGTCAAAGCAG TGCCTCCTGTCTCCAGGCTGAAGTCAGTGACGTCTAACAGCAGTGAAGACTCTGAGGTTCTGGTCTGCAGTGCCTACAACTTTTACCCACAGCAGATCCGGCTGTCCTGGCTGAGGGATGGCGTGGTCATACCTGACCCCCCAGGCATGATGATCACAGAGATGCCTGGGGGAGAATGGCGCTATCAGATTCACTCCTACCTGCAACGCAAACTGAATGCAGGACGAAACATCACCTGCAGGATTGAACATAGGGGACTTCAGGAGCCTCAGCTGCTGAAATTAG AGCGGTCTGAAGTGCAGTCAAACAGCGTGACGCTGGCGTGGGAAGGAGCCATCCTCGCAACGGGGCTGTTTGTCCTGCTCGCCTCTGTAGTATTTCATTGCAGAAAGACTCGGTGA